From the genome of Aphelocoma coerulescens isolate FSJ_1873_10779 unplaced genomic scaffold, UR_Acoe_1.0 HiC_scaffold_97, whole genome shotgun sequence, one region includes:
- the LOC138102651 gene encoding serine/threonine-protein kinase pim-1-like, with protein MAKPLYETIKEPEFKWAAAVSRILLPSTPPKAAPPPPKMMTGIGGFVLGFVFLALGLGFYLRKQRLGSLLGRGGFGSVFAATRLSDGAPVAIKRVPRNRIGHWGELPDGTRAPLEIVLLDKVSAGFPGIVQLHEWLELPNNVVMVLERPERSQDLLHFIWARGFLCEEVARHLFRQVLEAVRHCTSCGVLHRDIKPENILVDLATGQAKLIDFGCGTYLQATAYTSFAGTPSYSPPEWTLLGWYHGEAATVWSLGIVLHQMVCGEH; from the exons CCGCCGCCGTTTCCCGGATCCTTCTGCCGTCCAccccccccaaagctgcccctccGCCCCCCAAGATGAtgacggggatcgggggcttcgtgttgggctttgtcttcctggcgctggggctcggcttctacctgcgcAAGCAG cggctgggttcgctgctggggcgcggcggcttcggcagcgtcttcgcggccacgcggctctcggacggcgccccg gtggccatcaaacgggtgccgcggaaccgcatcggccattggggcgagctg cccgacggcacccgagcaccactggagatcgtgctgctggacaaggtgtccgctggcttccctggcatcgtccagctccacgagtggctggagctccccaacaacgtggtgatggtgctggagcgcccggagcggtctcaggacctccttcacttcatttgggcacggggcttcctgtgcgaggaggtggcgcggcacctgttccgccaggtgctggaggccgtgcggcactgcaccagctgcggggtcctgcaccgggacatcaaaccggagaacatcctggttgacctggccacCGGGCAGGCCAAGCTCAttgactttggctgtggcacctacctgcaagccacagcctacaccagctttgcag gaacaccgtcctacagccccccggaatggaccctgttaggctggtaccacggcgaggcagcgaccgtctggtccctgggcatcgtgctgcaccagatggtctgcggggagcac
- the LOC138102639 gene encoding serine/threonine-protein kinase PAK 3-like, whose translation MSLRGQNRERAVNEILVLKDKKNPNIVSSLDSFLVDEDLWLVMEYMDGGTLQDVVRQTRMAEGEMAAVSRECLQGLDFLHSNRVIHRDLKSSNILLATDGSVKLADFGLCAQLSPEQEQCSSMVGTAHWMAPEVVTSSPYGPKVDIWSLGIVTIEMVEGEPPYFEHTAAMARCLIRQNGTPQLQEPRRLSALLRDFLECSLEPDEERRWSAQELLQHPFLSSAKPLSSLSPLIAAAKQLREQRRT comes from the exons atgagtctcAGAGGGCAGAACAGGGAACGAGCTGTGAATGAGATcctggtcctgaaggacaagaagaaccCCAACATTGTCAGCTCTTTGGACAG cttccttgttgatgaagatctctggctggtgatggaatacatggatggaggaactttgcaggacgttgtcagacagacacgcatggctgaaggagagatggcagctgtcagtcgggag tgtctgcagggcctggatttcctccactcaaaccgggtgatccacagagatctgaagagctccaacatccttctggcaacggacggctctgtcaagctgg ctgattttggcctctgcgctcagctgagccctgagcaggagcagtgcagctccatggtggggactgctcactggatggccccagaggttgtgaccagttctccttatggccccaaggtggacatctggtccttgggcattgtgaccatcgagatggtggaaggagaacCTCCTTACTTCGAGCACACAGCGGCCATG GCTCGCTGTCTGATCCGGCAGAACgggaccccgcagctgcaggagcccaggcgcctgtcggctctgctgcgggacttcctggagtgcagcctggagccggacgaggagcggcgctggtctgcccaggagctgctgcag cacccatttttatcatcagccaagcctctctccagcctgagccctctgatcgctgcagcaaagcaattgaGGGAGCAGCGGAGGACGTga